The sequence CGACGCCGTGATACGCCAGTTTGGTGTGATGTTTTCTCTGGGCGTGGCACTGATCATTCCAGTCATTTTTTGCTTGCTGCTGGCAGAGACAGCACTGGCAGTGGTCTCACGTGTGTTGCCGCAAATGAATGTATTCGTGGTTGGGGTCCCTGTGAAGATTTTTACCGGTGTGGCGGTGCTGGCCCTGACCGTTGGTTCGATGGGGCCGGCCATGGGGCGCGTCTATAGTTCGATTTTTACTTATTGGGAACAGGTGCTGACTTAAATGTCCAGTCAAGACGCGGATTTATCGGAACAGGCTACCCCACACAAGCTGGATGAGGCGCGCAAGAAGGGTTCTGTTCCACGTAGCAATGACCTGAATGCCCTGGCCATGCTGGCCGCGGTGGTGGTGACGATCTATGGCAGCGGCTGGGATGCGTGGCAACGCATTGGTTTGCTGCAGAAAAAAATTTTGGCCCATGGCAATCAAGCGGACTGGAGCGTTGATGGCATGGCTGCCTGGATCGGCCAGTTACTGACAGATATGCTGAGCATCATGGGGACGTTGTTCCTGACCTTGGCCGTCGTGGCGGTTTTGATCAATCTATTTCAGACTGGTCCGATATTCAGTTTTCATCCCCTGATTCCGGATTTGAACCGGCTCAACCCGGCGACTGGCCTGAAGCGCGTATTTTCCATGCGTACCCTGTTTGAGACGGCCAAGAGCCTGATCAAGCTGGCCATTCTTGGAACGGTAGCGTACTTCTTGGTGCGGGACACCATCCCGGGCCTGATAGGGTTGCCATCGCTCGATGCCAAGGCTTACTCGCGCATGCTGATCGCCTTGATTGGAACGTTGCTGGTCAAGCTGGTACTGACGCTGTTGTTCATTGGCTTGGTCGATTTTGGATTCACCCGCTGGGAATTTGCCAAGCGCATGCGCATGAGCAAACGCGATGTCAAGGACGAGTCGAAGAATCGCGAGGGAGATCCACGTATCCGTGCACGCATCCG comes from Janthinobacterium sp. 64 and encodes:
- a CDS encoding EscU/YscU/HrcU family type III secretion system export apparatus switch protein, with product MSSQDADLSEQATPHKLDEARKKGSVPRSNDLNALAMLAAVVVTIYGSGWDAWQRIGLLQKKILAHGNQADWSVDGMAAWIGQLLTDMLSIMGTLFLTLAVVAVLINLFQTGPIFSFHPLIPDLNRLNPATGLKRVFSMRTLFETAKSLIKLAILGTVAYFLVRDTIPGLIGLPSLDAKAYSRMLIALIGTLLVKLVLTLLFIGLVDFGFTRWEFAKRMRMSKRDVKDESKNREGDPRIRARIRELRKEVLKRSKGLANVPSADVLITNPTRLAVALRYQHGKSSAPQVVAKGAGEMARRMRELAGRHNIPVVQNKMLARILFRDVGEEGFVPEKLYPQIAKIMIWVYTMRDARRASGKVV